Proteins encoded together in one Acipenser ruthenus chromosome 40, fAciRut3.2 maternal haplotype, whole genome shotgun sequence window:
- the LOC131708080 gene encoding protein FAM118B-like, giving the protein MALPVVLKAGKRPAPDDEDTPDKKPRKLLPSLKTKRASELVLVIGTGVSSAVAPQVPALRSWKGLIQALLDAANDFDLLEEEESRRFQKSLQEDKNLVHVAHDLIQKLSPRTGNVRSTFFKDCLYEVFDGLEAKMEDSGKHLLRSVLQLMESGALVLTTNFDNLLEIYAAHQGTKLESLDLTDEKKVLEWAQEKRRLSVLHIHGVYTNPSGIVLHPAGYQNVLRNTEVMREIQKLYETKSFVFLGCGRTVDDTTFQALFLEAVKHKSDLEHFMLVRREDVGEFKKLRDNMLDKCIKVISYGNEYADLPEYFERLANEICTRGSATNGWGTPTQDDELHNGFDSPRCPTEDCHT; this is encoded by the exons ATGGCTTTGCCGGTGGTGCTGAAGGCAGGGAAGCGTCCCGCTCCAGACGATGAAGACACTCCTGACAAGAAACCCAG GAAGCTGCTGCCCAGCCTGAAGACGAAGCGGGCCTCTGAGCTGGTGCTGGTGATCGGGACGGGGGTGAGCTCCGCCGTGGCCCCCCAGGTTCCGGCGCTGCGCTCCTGGAAGGGGCTGATCCAGGCACTGCTGGACGCTGCCAACGACTTCGacctgctggaggaggaggagagccGGCGCTTCCAGAAGAGCCTGCAGGAGGACAAGAACCTGGTGCACGTGGCCCACGACCTCATCCAGAAACTGTCACCG CGCACTGGCAATGTCCGCTCCACCTTCTTCAAGGACTGCCTGTATGAGGTGTTTGACGGGCTGGAGGCCAAGATGGAGGACTCGGGGAAGCACCTGCTGCGCTCCGTCCTGCAGCTGATGGAGAGCGGTGCACTCGTCCTCACCAccaactttgacaacctgctggAGATCTACGCTGCCCACCAGGGCACCAAGCTGGAGTCCCTCGACCTCACCGACGAGAAGAAG GTGCTGGAGTGGGCCCAGGAGAAGAGGCGTCTGAGCGTGCTGCACATCCACGGGGTCTACACCAACCCCAGCGGCATCGTGCTGCACCCTGCTGGCTACCAGAACGTACTACGCAACACCGAGGTCATG CGGGAGATCCAGAAGCTGTACGAGACCAAGTCCTTCGTGTTCCTGGGCTGTGGCCGCACAGTGGACGACACCACCTTCCAGGCGCTGTTCCTGGAGGCAGTGAAGCACAAGTCTGACCTGGAGCACTTCATGCTGGTGCGGCGCGAGGATGTGGGCGAGTTCAAGAAGCTGCGCGACAACATGCTGGACAAGTGCATCAAGGTCATCTCCTACGGCAACGAGTACGCAGACCTGCCCGAGTACTTTGAGAGGCTGGCCAAcgagatctgcacccgcggcagcGCCACCAATGGTTGGG
- the LOC117397241 gene encoding dolichyl-diphosphooligosaccharide--protein glycosyltransferase subunit STT3A, producing the protein MMKLGFLRLSYEKQDTLLKLLILSMAAVLSFSTRLFSVLRFESVIHEFDPYFNYRTTRFLTEEGFYKFHNWFDDRAWYPLGRIIGGTIYPGLMVTSAALYHVLHYFHITIDIRNVCVFLAPLFSSFTVIVTYHLTKELKDAGAGLLAGAMIAVVPGYISRSVAGSYDNEGIAIFCMLLTYYMWIKAVKTGSICWSSLCALAYFYMVSSWGGYVFLINLIPLHVLVLMLTGRFSHRIYVSYCTVYCLGTVLSMQISFVGFQPVLSSEHMAAFGVFGLCQIHAFVDYLRSKLNPQQFEVLFKSIISLVGFVLLSVGTVLMLTGKISPWTGRFYSLLDPSYAKNNIPIIASVSEHQPTTWSSYYFDLQLLVFMFPVGLYYCFNNLSDARIFIIMYGVTSMYFSAVMVRLMLVLAPVMCILSGIGVSQVLTTYMKNLDISRPDKKAKKQQDSTYPIKNEVASGMILVMTFFLITYTFHSTWVTSEAYSSPSIVLSARGGDGSRIIFDDFREAYYWLRHNTPEDAKVMSWWDYGYQITAMANRTILVDNNTWNNTHISRVGQAMASTEEKAYEIMRELDVSYVLVIFGGLTGYSSDDINKFLWMVRIGGSTDTGRHIKEHDYYTPTGEFRVDREGSPVLLNCLMYKMCYYRFGQVYTEAKRPPGYDRVRNAEIGNKDFELDVLEEAYTTEHWLVRIYKVKDLDNRGLSRT; encoded by the exons ATGATGAAGTTGGGGTTCCTCCGGTTGTCCTACGAGAAGCAGGACACACTCCTCAAGCTGCTCATCTTATCCATGGCAGCAGTGCTGT CGTTCTCCACCCGTCTGTTCTCTGTACTGAGGTTTGAGAGTGTTATCCATGAATTTGACCC GTACTTCAACTACCGCACCACCCGCTTCCTGACTGAGGAGGGTTTCTACAAGTTCCACAACTGGTTTGATGACAGGGCCTGGTACCCACTGGGGAGGATCATCGGGGGAACCATCTACCCAG GGTTGATGGTCACGTCCGCAGCTTTGTACCACGTTCTGCACTACTTCCACATCACCATCGATATCCGCAACGTGTGCGTGTTCCTcgctcctctcttctcctccttTACTGTCATCGTCACCTACCATCTCACCAAGGAGCTTAAG GATGCAGGAGCTGGGCTCCTAGCAGGGGCCATGATCGCCGTGGTACCTGGCTACATATCTCGATCTGTCGCCGGATCCTATGACAACGaag GTATTGCGATATTCTGTATGCTGCTCACCTACTACATGTGGATCAAAGCTGTGAAGACTGGCTCCATCTGCTGGTCTTCTCTGTGCGCACTGGCATATTTCTACATG GTGTCGTCCTGGGGAGGCTACGTGTTTCTCATCAATCTGATCCCCTTGCACGTGCTGGTGCTGATGCTGACAGGACGATTCTCCCACCGAATCTACGTGTCCTACTGCACTGTGTACTGCCTGGGCACCGTCCTGTCCATGCAGATCTCCTTCGTCGGTTTTCAG CCGGTGTTATCCTCCGAACACATGGCTGCTTTCGGCGTGTTTGGGCTGTGTCAGATCCATGCCTTTGTGGATTACCTGCGCAGCAAGCTGAACCCCCAGCAGTTCGAGGTCCTGTTCAAGAGCATCATCTCCCTGGTGGGCTTCGTCCTGCTGTCCGTGGGCACTGTTCTCATGTTGACAG gtaaaATCTCTCCCTGGACTGGCCGTTTCTACTCTCTTCTGGATCCCTCTTATGCCAAGAACAACATCCCCATCATCGCCTCTGTCTCTGAGCATCAGCCCACCACCTGGTCCTCCTACTACTTCGACCTGCAGCTGCTTGTCTTCATGTTCCCAG TGGGTCTGTATTACTGCTTCAATAACCTCTCTGATGCCAGGATATTCATCATCATGTATGGAGTCACCAGCATGTATTTCTCAGCTGTCATG GTGCGTCTGATGCTGGTTCTGGCCCCTGTCATGTGTATCCTCTCCGGGATTGGTGTCTCGCAGGTTCTCACCACCTACATGAAGAACTTGGACATCAGCCGGCCTGACAAGAAGGCGAAGAAGCAGCAAGACTCCACCTACCCAATCAAGAACGAG gtaGCCAGTGGCATGATCTTGGTCATGACGTTCTTCCTCATCACCTACACCTTCCACTCCACATGGGTGACCAGTGAGGCCTACTCCTCCCCCTCCATCGTCCTGTCGGCCCGcgggggcgacggcagccgcatCATCTTCGATGATTTCAGGGAGGCTTATTACTGGCTGAGGCACAACACCCCAGAG GATGCAAAGGTGATGTCGTGGTGGGATTATGGTTATCAGATCACAGCCATGGCCAATCGAACGATCCTGGTGGACAACAACACGTGGAATAACACACACATATCTAGAGTGGGACAG GCTATGGCATCGACGGAGGAGAAGGCTTACGAGATCATGAGGGAGCTGGATGTGAGCTATGTGTTGGTCATCTTTGGGGGACTGACCGGATACTCTTCCGATG ACATTAACAAGTTCCTGTGGATGGTGCGGATTGGGGGCAGCACGGACACGGGGCGGCACATCAAGGAGCATGACTACTACACCCCCACTGGGGAGTTCCGAGTCGACAGGGAGGGCTCCCCCGTCCTGCTCAACTGCCTGATGTACAAGATGTGTTACTACCGGTTCGGACAGGTCTACACAGAGGCCA AGCGCCCCCCCGGCTATGACAGGGTGCGGAATGCCGAGATCGGGAACAAGGATTTTGAGCTGGACGTGCTGGAAGAGGCGTACACCACAGAGCACTGGCTGGTCAGGATATACAAG gTGAAGGACCTAGACAATCGTGGCCTGTCCCGGACATAA